A window of the Dermatophagoides farinae isolate YC_2012a chromosome 2, ASM2471394v1, whole genome shotgun sequence genome harbors these coding sequences:
- the Ndae1 gene encoding na[+]-driven anion exchanger 1 isoform X10: MSKENSETDVAKDPGSMSNRPTSETDVEGHRVFHGYGVHVPGSGARRRPGSGGSGGHRRHKRNGSKRSKDSEDESESELMRPSDRVHFILGEDDTDGGHESHPLFSEMAELVSNNEEMEWRETARWIKFEEDVEEGGNRWSKPHVGTISLHSLFELRSCILNGTVLLDLEASSLDQIADLMLESMVQNNQLSADVIPKVKDALLRRHRHQHERRHGGDSKNRLPIIRSLADIGRNSSRTHSDSSMPQSPSAHSLQAQGSDGQHLSGSGASSTDLQHKLNQGFMRKIPHGSEADNILVGEIDCIDHSIAAFIRLKNACYLGDLTEVPVPTRFLFVLLGPHSIPGRYHEVGRAMATLMSDDVFHDVAYKSKSRDDLLAGVDEFLDAVTILPPGAWDPSIRIEPPVQVPSQETRKKPQENKEPELDSEEEEELERERSGLKRSGRIFGGLVNDIKRKYPWYLSDFTDAFVLQSVASIFFLYFACLTPIITFGGLLGDATGNNIATMESLLTGAICGIMYGLFSGQPLTILGSTGPVLVFETILYDFCRRHDLHYLNIRLWIGLWMAFFLLVMVALDYSALVCYITRFTEENFATLISVIFIFKAFENLFHIGKEYPVDRHPDIPKNYLCNCSIDGEMYELQRTLRNETALKECKILGGTLVGDGCMTPTYLPNVFLFSCILFTATYAISVFLKEFKTAPFFSTKVRQIISDFAVVIAIASMTAFDMWVHVPTPKLFVPAEFKPTRDDRGWLVPFFHEKNPVWLIPLCCIPACFSTILIFMDQQITAVIINRKEYRLKKGCGYHLDLFILCILVAIASVMGLPWFVAATVLAMTHVNSLKVESQTSAPGEKPQFLGVLEQRVTNIIIFLLCGLSVFFTPLLKHIPMPVLFGVFLYMGTSSLKGSQFFERILIIFMPQKYQPDYIFLRHVPTWKVHIFTLIQLLCFALLWAVKSYKKISIMFPLMLLVIVIVRKLLDFVFTRQELKILDDIMPESTKRKKIEEKELLKKNDDDSSAPGGGGVVGGVGTVAGATAGLVPNTSSGNVTIPLANGNVLKIPVNKIGTEEEKEPDINITEQLSKSNAWRSINHDTNGTTKTHGKPPTNATNGQKKKNRVNKKDAKSDEEQKRLSTMREEDDEEDCGITIKVDAPTPVPTAISSPKDESSNSNETPV; encoded by the exons ATGTCTAAGGAGAATAGTGAAACTGATGTTGCTAAGGATCCGGGCTCTATGTCCAATAGACCAACATCTGAAACCGATGTTGAAG GTCATCGTGTATTTCATGGCTATGGTGTTCATGTACCAGGTTCTGGTGCAAGACGTCGTCCAGGCAGTGGCGGTAGTGGTGGCCATCGTCGCCATAAAAGAAATGGCTCGAAACGTTCAAAAGATTCGGAAGATGAATCTGAATCTGAACTTATGCGACCTT ccGATCGAGTACATTTCATCTTGGGTGAAGATGATACCGATGGTGGACATGAATCACATCCATTGTTTAGTGAAATGGCCGAATTAGTatcaaataatgaagaaatgGAATGGCGTGAAACAGCTCGTTGGATCAAATTTGAGGAAGATGTTGAAGAAGGTGGTAATCGTTGGTCTAAACCACATGTTGGCACAATTTCATTgcattcattatttgaattacGTAGCTGTATACTTAATGGTACAGTCTTGTTAGATTTGGAAGCTTCGAGTTTGGATCAGATTGCTg aTTTAATGTTAGAAAGTATGGTACAGAATAATCAATTGTCTGCCGATGTGATACCAAAAGTGAAGGATGCATTATTACGTCGACATCGACATCAACATGAACGTCGTCATGGTGGTGATTCAAAAAATCGTCTACCAATTATTCGTTCATTGGCCGACATTGGAAGAAATTCTAGTAGAA CTCATAGCGATTCATCAATGCCGCAAAGTCCAAGCGCTCATTCGTTACAAGCACAAGGTTCCGATGGACAACATTTGTCTGGTAGTGGTGCTTCTTCTACCGATCTTCAACATAAA TTGAATCAAGGATTCATGCGAAAGATTCCACATGGCAGCGAAGCAGACAATATTCTAGTTGGTGAAATCGATTGTATTGATCATTCAATCGCAGCATTTATTCGCCTTAAAAACGCTTGCTATCTTGGTGATCTTACTGAAGTGCCCGTACCGACACGTTTCTTGTTCGTCCTTCTTGGTCCACACAG CATTCCTGGACGATATCATGAAGTTGGTCGTGCAATGGCAACATTAATGTCCGATGATGTTTTTCATGATGTTGCTTATAAATCCAAATCACGTGATGATCTATTAGCTGGAGTTGACGAATTTTTGGATGCCGTTACTATATTACCACCGGGTGCTTGGGATCCATCCATTCGAATCGAACCACCGGTTCAAGTACCATCACAAGAGACACGTAAAAAACCACAGGAAAATAAAGAGCCTGAACTTGATTCTGAAGAGGAAGAAGAATTAGAACGTGAACGTTCAGGTTTAAAGAGATCTGGAAG GATTTTCGGTGGATTAGTCAATGACATCAAACGAAAATATCCTTGGTATCTTTCCGATTTCACTGATGCTTTTGTACTACAATCAGTAGCATCAATCTTTTTCCTGTATTTTGCTTGTCTGACTCCAATCATTACATTTGGTGGTTTGCTTGGAGATGCCACAGGGAACAATATt GCAACAATGGAAAGTCTATTAACTGGCGCTATTTGTGGCATAATGTATGGTCTATTTTCTGGTCAACCATTAACAATTCTGGGTAGTACTGGTCCTGTATTGGTCTTTGAAACAATCCTTTATGATTTCTGCAGACGACATGATCTACATTATTTGAACATTCGTTTATGGATCGGTTTATGGATGGCATTCTTCTTATTGGTCATGGTGGCATTAGATTATAGTGCATTAGTGTGTTACATAACTCGATTTactgaagaaaattttgccACATTGATTTCagtcattttcatctttaaagcatttgaaaat TTATTTCATATTGGCAAAGAATATCCAGTGGATAGGCATCCTGACATACCCAAGAATTATCTTTGTAATTGTTCAATAGATGGAGAAATGTATGAATTACAGCGAACGCTTAGGAATGAAACAGCACTTAAAGAATGCAAAATATTGGGCGGAACATTGGTTGGCGATGGCTGTATGACGCCTACTTATTTGCCAAATGTTTTCCTCTTTTCATGCATATTATTCACAGCAACATATGCAATCTCCGTTTTCTTGAAAGAATTCAAAACggcaccatttttttcaacaaaagtACGACAGATCATTTCAGATTTTGCTGTCGTAATTGCTATTGCTTCGATGACTGCATTTGATATGTGGGTTCATGTTCCAACACCGAAATTATTTGTACCGGCCGAATTCAAACCAACACGTGATGATCGTGGCTGGCTTGTACCGTTTTTCCATGAAAAGAATCCTGTTTGGTTGATTCCTCTATGTTGTATACCAGCCTGTTTCTCCACTATTCTCATATTTATGGATCAACAGATTACGGCTGTCATTATTAATCGCAAAGAATATCGACTCAAG AAAGGATGTGGTTATCATTTggatttgtttattttatgcATCTTGGTCGCTATTGCTTCAGTAATGGGTCTACCATGGTTTGTTGCCGCCACTGTACTTGCCATGACGCACGTCAATTCATTAAAAGTAGAATCACAAACATCAGCTCCTGGTGAAAAGCCACAATTTTTGGGTGTCCTCGAACAACGTGTGacgaatatcatcatcttcttatTATGTGGTTTGTCGGTATTTTTCACGCCATTACTCAAACATATTCCCATGCCCGTATTGTTTGGCGTATTCTTATATATGGGTACCTCTTCATTAAAAGGATCACAG TTTTTCGAACGTATCCTCATCATATTTATGCCACAAAAATACCAACCAGATTATATATTCCTACGACATGTTCCAACATGGAAAGTGCATATATTCACTTTGATCCAGCTTCTTTGCTTCGCATTATTGTGGGCAGTTAAATCATATAAAAAGATTTCAATCATGTTCCCGCTCATG TTATTAGTTATTGTCATTGTCCGTAAATTattagattttgttttcactcgTCAAgagttgaaaattttggatGACATTATGCCTGAATCGACAAAACGAAAGAAGATTGAAGAGAaagaattattgaaaaagaatgatgatgatagttcaGCACCAGGTGGTGGCGGTGTCgttggtggtgttggtaCTGTAGCTGGTGCTACTGCTGGATTAGTACCAAATACAAGCTCAGGAAATGTGACCATACCATTAGCCAATGGAAATGTATTGAAAATTCCTGTTAATAAAATCGGTACCGAAGAGGAAAAAGAACCAGATATAAACATTACTGAACAATTATCTAAATCTAATGCATGGCGTTCAATTAATCACGATACAAATGGTACAACCAAAACACATGGAAAACCACCAACCAATGCAACAAATggtcaaaagaaaaaaaatcgtgtgaataaaaaagatgCCAAAAGTGATGAGGAACAAAAACGTCTATCAACAATGAGAGAAGaggatgatgaagaagattgTGGTATAACCATAAAAGTTGATGCACCAACACCAGTGCCTACTGCAATTAGTTCACCTAAAGATGAATCGTCAAATAGTAATGAAACACCAGTTTAA
- the Ndae1 gene encoding na[+]-driven anion exchanger 1 isoform X7, translating to MSNRKCCSLLLSSSQSQSSPPTIRMKYQLLAPLTTMSKENSETDVAKDPGSMSNRPTSETDVEGHRVFHGYGVHVPGSGARRRPGSGGSGGHRRHKRNGSKRSKDSEDESESELMRPSDRVHFILGEDDTDGGHESHPLFSEMAELVSNNEEMEWRETARWIKFEEDVEEGGNRWSKPHVGTISLHSLFELRSCILNGTVLLDLEASSLDQIADLMLESMVQNNQLSADVIPKVKDALLRRHRHQHERRHGGDSKNRLPIIRSLADIGRNSSRTHSDSSMPQSPSAHSLQAQGSDGQHLSGSGASSTDLQHKLNQGFMRKIPHGSEADNILVGEIDCIDHSIAAFIRLKNACYLGDLTEVPVPTRFLFVLLGPHSIPGRYHEVGRAMATLMSDDVFHDVAYKSKSRDDLLAGVDEFLDAVTILPPGAWDPSIRIEPPVQVPSQETRKKPQENKEPELDSEEEEELERERSGLKRSGRIFGGLVNDIKRKYPWYLSDFTDAFVLQSVASIFFLYFACLTPIITFGGLLGDATGNNIATMESLLTGAICGIMYGLFSGQPLTILGSTGPVLVFETILYDFCRRHDLHYLNIRLWIGLWMAFFLLVMVALDYSALVCYITRFTEENFATLISVIFIFKAFENLFHIGKEYPVDRHPDIPKNYLCNCSIDGEMYELQRTLRNETALKECKILGGTLVGDGCMTPTYLPNVFLFSCILFTATYAISVFLKEFKTAPFFSTKVRQIISDFAVVIAIASMTAFDMWVHVPTPKLFVPAEFKPTRDDRGWLVPFFHEKNPVWLIPLCCIPACFSTILIFMDQQITAVIINRKEYRLKKGCGYHLDLFILCILVAIASVMGLPWFVAATVLAMTHVNSLKVESQTSAPGEKPQFLGVLEQRVTNIIIFLLCGLSVFFTPLLKHIPMPVLFGVFLYMGTSSLKGSQFFERILIIFMPQKYQPDYIFLRHVPTWKVHIFTLIQLLCFALLWAVKSYKKISIMFPLMLLVIVIVRKLLDFVFTRQELKILDDIMPESTKRKKIEEKELLKKNDDDSSAPGGGGVVGGVGTVAGATAGLVPNTSSGNVTIPLANGNVLKIPVNKIGTEEEKEPDINITEQLSKSNAWRSINHDTNGTTKTHGKPPTNATNGQKKKNRVNKKDAKSDEEQKRLSTMREEDDEEDCGITIKVDAPTPVPTAISSPKDESSNSNETPV from the exons ACCATTGACCACAATGTCTAAGGAGAATAGTGAAACTGATGTTGCTAAGGATCCGGGCTCTATGTCCAATAGACCAACATCTGAAACCGATGTTGAAG GTCATCGTGTATTTCATGGCTATGGTGTTCATGTACCAGGTTCTGGTGCAAGACGTCGTCCAGGCAGTGGCGGTAGTGGTGGCCATCGTCGCCATAAAAGAAATGGCTCGAAACGTTCAAAAGATTCGGAAGATGAATCTGAATCTGAACTTATGCGACCTT ccGATCGAGTACATTTCATCTTGGGTGAAGATGATACCGATGGTGGACATGAATCACATCCATTGTTTAGTGAAATGGCCGAATTAGTatcaaataatgaagaaatgGAATGGCGTGAAACAGCTCGTTGGATCAAATTTGAGGAAGATGTTGAAGAAGGTGGTAATCGTTGGTCTAAACCACATGTTGGCACAATTTCATTgcattcattatttgaattacGTAGCTGTATACTTAATGGTACAGTCTTGTTAGATTTGGAAGCTTCGAGTTTGGATCAGATTGCTg aTTTAATGTTAGAAAGTATGGTACAGAATAATCAATTGTCTGCCGATGTGATACCAAAAGTGAAGGATGCATTATTACGTCGACATCGACATCAACATGAACGTCGTCATGGTGGTGATTCAAAAAATCGTCTACCAATTATTCGTTCATTGGCCGACATTGGAAGAAATTCTAGTAGAA CTCATAGCGATTCATCAATGCCGCAAAGTCCAAGCGCTCATTCGTTACAAGCACAAGGTTCCGATGGACAACATTTGTCTGGTAGTGGTGCTTCTTCTACCGATCTTCAACATAAA TTGAATCAAGGATTCATGCGAAAGATTCCACATGGCAGCGAAGCAGACAATATTCTAGTTGGTGAAATCGATTGTATTGATCATTCAATCGCAGCATTTATTCGCCTTAAAAACGCTTGCTATCTTGGTGATCTTACTGAAGTGCCCGTACCGACACGTTTCTTGTTCGTCCTTCTTGGTCCACACAG CATTCCTGGACGATATCATGAAGTTGGTCGTGCAATGGCAACATTAATGTCCGATGATGTTTTTCATGATGTTGCTTATAAATCCAAATCACGTGATGATCTATTAGCTGGAGTTGACGAATTTTTGGATGCCGTTACTATATTACCACCGGGTGCTTGGGATCCATCCATTCGAATCGAACCACCGGTTCAAGTACCATCACAAGAGACACGTAAAAAACCACAGGAAAATAAAGAGCCTGAACTTGATTCTGAAGAGGAAGAAGAATTAGAACGTGAACGTTCAGGTTTAAAGAGATCTGGAAG GATTTTCGGTGGATTAGTCAATGACATCAAACGAAAATATCCTTGGTATCTTTCCGATTTCACTGATGCTTTTGTACTACAATCAGTAGCATCAATCTTTTTCCTGTATTTTGCTTGTCTGACTCCAATCATTACATTTGGTGGTTTGCTTGGAGATGCCACAGGGAACAATATt GCAACAATGGAAAGTCTATTAACTGGCGCTATTTGTGGCATAATGTATGGTCTATTTTCTGGTCAACCATTAACAATTCTGGGTAGTACTGGTCCTGTATTGGTCTTTGAAACAATCCTTTATGATTTCTGCAGACGACATGATCTACATTATTTGAACATTCGTTTATGGATCGGTTTATGGATGGCATTCTTCTTATTGGTCATGGTGGCATTAGATTATAGTGCATTAGTGTGTTACATAACTCGATTTactgaagaaaattttgccACATTGATTTCagtcattttcatctttaaagcatttgaaaat TTATTTCATATTGGCAAAGAATATCCAGTGGATAGGCATCCTGACATACCCAAGAATTATCTTTGTAATTGTTCAATAGATGGAGAAATGTATGAATTACAGCGAACGCTTAGGAATGAAACAGCACTTAAAGAATGCAAAATATTGGGCGGAACATTGGTTGGCGATGGCTGTATGACGCCTACTTATTTGCCAAATGTTTTCCTCTTTTCATGCATATTATTCACAGCAACATATGCAATCTCCGTTTTCTTGAAAGAATTCAAAACggcaccatttttttcaacaaaagtACGACAGATCATTTCAGATTTTGCTGTCGTAATTGCTATTGCTTCGATGACTGCATTTGATATGTGGGTTCATGTTCCAACACCGAAATTATTTGTACCGGCCGAATTCAAACCAACACGTGATGATCGTGGCTGGCTTGTACCGTTTTTCCATGAAAAGAATCCTGTTTGGTTGATTCCTCTATGTTGTATACCAGCCTGTTTCTCCACTATTCTCATATTTATGGATCAACAGATTACGGCTGTCATTATTAATCGCAAAGAATATCGACTCAAG AAAGGATGTGGTTATCATTTggatttgtttattttatgcATCTTGGTCGCTATTGCTTCAGTAATGGGTCTACCATGGTTTGTTGCCGCCACTGTACTTGCCATGACGCACGTCAATTCATTAAAAGTAGAATCACAAACATCAGCTCCTGGTGAAAAGCCACAATTTTTGGGTGTCCTCGAACAACGTGTGacgaatatcatcatcttcttatTATGTGGTTTGTCGGTATTTTTCACGCCATTACTCAAACATATTCCCATGCCCGTATTGTTTGGCGTATTCTTATATATGGGTACCTCTTCATTAAAAGGATCACAG TTTTTCGAACGTATCCTCATCATATTTATGCCACAAAAATACCAACCAGATTATATATTCCTACGACATGTTCCAACATGGAAAGTGCATATATTCACTTTGATCCAGCTTCTTTGCTTCGCATTATTGTGGGCAGTTAAATCATATAAAAAGATTTCAATCATGTTCCCGCTCATG TTATTAGTTATTGTCATTGTCCGTAAATTattagattttgttttcactcgTCAAgagttgaaaattttggatGACATTATGCCTGAATCGACAAAACGAAAGAAGATTGAAGAGAaagaattattgaaaaagaatgatgatgatagttcaGCACCAGGTGGTGGCGGTGTCgttggtggtgttggtaCTGTAGCTGGTGCTACTGCTGGATTAGTACCAAATACAAGCTCAGGAAATGTGACCATACCATTAGCCAATGGAAATGTATTGAAAATTCCTGTTAATAAAATCGGTACCGAAGAGGAAAAAGAACCAGATATAAACATTACTGAACAATTATCTAAATCTAATGCATGGCGTTCAATTAATCACGATACAAATGGTACAACCAAAACACATGGAAAACCACCAACCAATGCAACAAATggtcaaaagaaaaaaaatcgtgtgaataaaaaagatgCCAAAAGTGATGAGGAACAAAAACGTCTATCAACAATGAGAGAAGaggatgatgaagaagattgTGGTATAACCATAAAAGTTGATGCACCAACACCAGTGCCTACTGCAATTAGTTCACCTAAAGATGAATCGTCAAATAGTAATGAAACACCAGTTTAA
- the Ndae1 gene encoding na[+]-driven anion exchanger 1 isoform X1 produces MSNRKCCSLLLSSSQSQSSPPTIRMKYQLLAPLTTMSKENSETDVAKDPGSMSNRPTSETDVEGHRVFHGYGVHVPGSGARRRPGSGGSGGHRRHKRNGSKRSKDSEDESESELMRPSDRVHFILGEDDTDGGHESHPLFSEMAELVSNNEEMEWRETARWIKFEEDVEEGGNRWSKPHVGTISLHSLFELRSCILNGTVLLDLEASSLDQIADLMLESMVQNNQLSADVIPKVKDALLRRHRHQHERRHGGDSKNRLPIIRSLADIGRNSSRSMFGSHRSLDKILSDVPPSSSSTATITTTTSSPATASSHPLPTSTTTTTSYSSPTSPIPSGIGGGHLSSLSTSSTTVSAQQQHFKGKNTLGVPARKGANISAHSDSSMPQSPSAHSLQAQGSDGQHLSGSGASSTDLQHKLNQGFMRKIPHGSEADNILVGEIDCIDHSIAAFIRLKNACYLGDLTEVPVPTRFLFVLLGPHSIPGRYHEVGRAMATLMSDDVFHDVAYKSKSRDDLLAGVDEFLDAVTILPPGAWDPSIRIEPPVQVPSQETRKKPQENKEPELDSEEEEELERERSGLKRSGRIFGGLVNDIKRKYPWYLSDFTDAFVLQSVASIFFLYFACLTPIITFGGLLGDATGNNIATMESLLTGAICGIMYGLFSGQPLTILGSTGPVLVFETILYDFCRRHDLHYLNIRLWIGLWMAFFLLVMVALDYSALVCYITRFTEENFATLISVIFIFKAFENLFHIGKEYPVDRHPDIPKNYLCNCSIDGEMYELQRTLRNETALKECKILGGTLVGDGCMTPTYLPNVFLFSCILFTATYAISVFLKEFKTAPFFSTKVRQIISDFAVVIAIASMTAFDMWVHVPTPKLFVPAEFKPTRDDRGWLVPFFHEKNPVWLIPLCCIPACFSTILIFMDQQITAVIINRKEYRLKKGCGYHLDLFILCILVAIASVMGLPWFVAATVLAMTHVNSLKVESQTSAPGEKPQFLGVLEQRVTNIIIFLLCGLSVFFTPLLKHIPMPVLFGVFLYMGTSSLKGSQFFERILIIFMPQKYQPDYIFLRHVPTWKVHIFTLIQLLCFALLWAVKSYKKISIMFPLMLLVIVIVRKLLDFVFTRQELKILDDIMPESTKRKKIEEKELLKKNDDDSSAPGGGGVVGGVGTVAGATAGLVPNTSSGNVTIPLANGNVLKIPVNKIGTEEEKEPDINITEQLSKSNAWRSINHDTNGTTKTHGKPPTNATNGQKKKNRVNKKDAKSDEEQKRLSTMREEDDEEDCGITIKVDAPTPVPTAISSPKDESSNSNETPV; encoded by the exons ACCATTGACCACAATGTCTAAGGAGAATAGTGAAACTGATGTTGCTAAGGATCCGGGCTCTATGTCCAATAGACCAACATCTGAAACCGATGTTGAAG GTCATCGTGTATTTCATGGCTATGGTGTTCATGTACCAGGTTCTGGTGCAAGACGTCGTCCAGGCAGTGGCGGTAGTGGTGGCCATCGTCGCCATAAAAGAAATGGCTCGAAACGTTCAAAAGATTCGGAAGATGAATCTGAATCTGAACTTATGCGACCTT ccGATCGAGTACATTTCATCTTGGGTGAAGATGATACCGATGGTGGACATGAATCACATCCATTGTTTAGTGAAATGGCCGAATTAGTatcaaataatgaagaaatgGAATGGCGTGAAACAGCTCGTTGGATCAAATTTGAGGAAGATGTTGAAGAAGGTGGTAATCGTTGGTCTAAACCACATGTTGGCACAATTTCATTgcattcattatttgaattacGTAGCTGTATACTTAATGGTACAGTCTTGTTAGATTTGGAAGCTTCGAGTTTGGATCAGATTGCTg aTTTAATGTTAGAAAGTATGGTACAGAATAATCAATTGTCTGCCGATGTGATACCAAAAGTGAAGGATGCATTATTACGTCGACATCGACATCAACATGAACGTCGTCATGGTGGTGATTCAAAAAATCGTCTACCAATTATTCGTTCATTGGCCGACATTGGAAGAAATTCTAGTAGAAGTATGTTCGGTTCGCACA gATCATTGGACAAGATCCTGTCCGATGTtccgccatcatcatcatcaacagcaactataacaacaacaacatcatcaccggCAACAGCATCCTCACACCCATTaccaacatcgacaacaacaacaacatcatattCAAGTCCAACATCACCGATTCCTTCGGGTATCGGTGGTGgtcatttatcatcattatctacTTCATCAACTACCGTATCagctcaacaacaacatttcaaGGGCAAGAATACATTAGGTGTACCGGCACGTAAAGGTGCCAATATTTCtg CTCATAGCGATTCATCAATGCCGCAAAGTCCAAGCGCTCATTCGTTACAAGCACAAGGTTCCGATGGACAACATTTGTCTGGTAGTGGTGCTTCTTCTACCGATCTTCAACATAAA TTGAATCAAGGATTCATGCGAAAGATTCCACATGGCAGCGAAGCAGACAATATTCTAGTTGGTGAAATCGATTGTATTGATCATTCAATCGCAGCATTTATTCGCCTTAAAAACGCTTGCTATCTTGGTGATCTTACTGAAGTGCCCGTACCGACACGTTTCTTGTTCGTCCTTCTTGGTCCACACAG CATTCCTGGACGATATCATGAAGTTGGTCGTGCAATGGCAACATTAATGTCCGATGATGTTTTTCATGATGTTGCTTATAAATCCAAATCACGTGATGATCTATTAGCTGGAGTTGACGAATTTTTGGATGCCGTTACTATATTACCACCGGGTGCTTGGGATCCATCCATTCGAATCGAACCACCGGTTCAAGTACCATCACAAGAGACACGTAAAAAACCACAGGAAAATAAAGAGCCTGAACTTGATTCTGAAGAGGAAGAAGAATTAGAACGTGAACGTTCAGGTTTAAAGAGATCTGGAAG GATTTTCGGTGGATTAGTCAATGACATCAAACGAAAATATCCTTGGTATCTTTCCGATTTCACTGATGCTTTTGTACTACAATCAGTAGCATCAATCTTTTTCCTGTATTTTGCTTGTCTGACTCCAATCATTACATTTGGTGGTTTGCTTGGAGATGCCACAGGGAACAATATt GCAACAATGGAAAGTCTATTAACTGGCGCTATTTGTGGCATAATGTATGGTCTATTTTCTGGTCAACCATTAACAATTCTGGGTAGTACTGGTCCTGTATTGGTCTTTGAAACAATCCTTTATGATTTCTGCAGACGACATGATCTACATTATTTGAACATTCGTTTATGGATCGGTTTATGGATGGCATTCTTCTTATTGGTCATGGTGGCATTAGATTATAGTGCATTAGTGTGTTACATAACTCGATTTactgaagaaaattttgccACATTGATTTCagtcattttcatctttaaagcatttgaaaat TTATTTCATATTGGCAAAGAATATCCAGTGGATAGGCATCCTGACATACCCAAGAATTATCTTTGTAATTGTTCAATAGATGGAGAAATGTATGAATTACAGCGAACGCTTAGGAATGAAACAGCACTTAAAGAATGCAAAATATTGGGCGGAACATTGGTTGGCGATGGCTGTATGACGCCTACTTATTTGCCAAATGTTTTCCTCTTTTCATGCATATTATTCACAGCAACATATGCAATCTCCGTTTTCTTGAAAGAATTCAAAACggcaccatttttttcaacaaaagtACGACAGATCATTTCAGATTTTGCTGTCGTAATTGCTATTGCTTCGATGACTGCATTTGATATGTGGGTTCATGTTCCAACACCGAAATTATTTGTACCGGCCGAATTCAAACCAACACGTGATGATCGTGGCTGGCTTGTACCGTTTTTCCATGAAAAGAATCCTGTTTGGTTGATTCCTCTATGTTGTATACCAGCCTGTTTCTCCACTATTCTCATATTTATGGATCAACAGATTACGGCTGTCATTATTAATCGCAAAGAATATCGACTCAAG AAAGGATGTGGTTATCATTTggatttgtttattttatgcATCTTGGTCGCTATTGCTTCAGTAATGGGTCTACCATGGTTTGTTGCCGCCACTGTACTTGCCATGACGCACGTCAATTCATTAAAAGTAGAATCACAAACATCAGCTCCTGGTGAAAAGCCACAATTTTTGGGTGTCCTCGAACAACGTGTGacgaatatcatcatcttcttatTATGTGGTTTGTCGGTATTTTTCACGCCATTACTCAAACATATTCCCATGCCCGTATTGTTTGGCGTATTCTTATATATGGGTACCTCTTCATTAAAAGGATCACAG TTTTTCGAACGTATCCTCATCATATTTATGCCACAAAAATACCAACCAGATTATATATTCCTACGACATGTTCCAACATGGAAAGTGCATATATTCACTTTGATCCAGCTTCTTTGCTTCGCATTATTGTGGGCAGTTAAATCATATAAAAAGATTTCAATCATGTTCCCGCTCATG TTATTAGTTATTGTCATTGTCCGTAAATTattagattttgttttcactcgTCAAgagttgaaaattttggatGACATTATGCCTGAATCGACAAAACGAAAGAAGATTGAAGAGAaagaattattgaaaaagaatgatgatgatagttcaGCACCAGGTGGTGGCGGTGTCgttggtggtgttggtaCTGTAGCTGGTGCTACTGCTGGATTAGTACCAAATACAAGCTCAGGAAATGTGACCATACCATTAGCCAATGGAAATGTATTGAAAATTCCTGTTAATAAAATCGGTACCGAAGAGGAAAAAGAACCAGATATAAACATTACTGAACAATTATCTAAATCTAATGCATGGCGTTCAATTAATCACGATACAAATGGTACAACCAAAACACATGGAAAACCACCAACCAATGCAACAAATggtcaaaagaaaaaaaatcgtgtgaataaaaaagatgCCAAAAGTGATGAGGAACAAAAACGTCTATCAACAATGAGAGAAGaggatgatgaagaagattgTGGTATAACCATAAAAGTTGATGCACCAACACCAGTGCCTACTGCAATTAGTTCACCTAAAGATGAATCGTCAAATAGTAATGAAACACCAGTTTAA